The stretch of DNA TGGGTACTTTAACTCCCTCGGTAGAGCAGTTTGCTTTTCAAAGCTTCACCATCTCTCCAGATGGATATCTTCTGATACGTAATGATTCCACTCTGTTCTGTTATGGGCCGAAGGACGCATCATCTGCAAAGTATACAGCAGAAGATGTGGAGAATGCGATTGACAGGGTAGTAACTCAGATTTCAAAGGGAAATTACGTCAATTTCAAAGAAGTCGGCATGATTGAGTATAGATATGCTTCTCTGAGTGAAAGCGAAAAGAACAAAGTGAATAATTACAAAGAACTTCAAGATATTTACTGCACAGTTTCTTTCGTCATCAGTGATTCAGAAGTAATCGATATCAAAGTTCCAAGGGGTTCAATTGCACATGAACCATTCTTTAAAATTTCAGATGATAAATCATTTACTAGATGGGAAACAAAATCTTCTGGAGTTTGGAATATCTGGGAAGATGCAGTTACTGAAGACATTACATTAATTGCTAAGTATGAACAAACAGTCAAAGTATCATTCGATTCAAACGGCGGTTCATCAGTAAATCCGATCTACGTTGGAAAAGGTGAGGTAATGGGGTACGTATTCGAACCTCAACGTGCTGGATACACCTTTGCTGGCTGGTTCTCAGGAGATACAGAATATGTCCCGCAGCATACCAAAATCTCGTCAGATGTCACGCTGAAAGCCAAATGGCTTGGCAACCACACGATTTCATTTGATTCAAACGGTGGTTCAAAGGTAGATACAAAAATGCAGGTGACTACCGGCATGGAGATCGGCAAACTGCCAACTACGAGCAGATCTGGTTACACCTTCTTAGGCTGGTACTCTGGAGACACAAAATACACTGACGGAATGACTTACTCTGTGGATAAAGACATCACGCTGAAAGCTAAATGGGGAGAAAATAGTTCATCAACAATCTCTACTTCAAAGGGAGTGACTGCTACAGGTGTGTTCCCTGGTAATGTTAAAATAAGCACTGTAGTACCTTATGAATTTGGATCCACAGTCCTTAAAATCAAGCAATCTGCAGGTGTATCTTTAGATTTCATTCAAATTACGATAAGTGGTGACGGAGTATCTGGTGACTTACCAATTTCAATTGGTTTGCCAGTTGGTAAATCGTATAATTCCACTACAGTTTATTATTATGATAACTCGTCTAATTCTGTAAAGACTGTAAGTGGTACCATCACGGATGGAATATTGAACGTTACGCTCAAGGGAAACACAACAAGTTCAGGAATTGATATGGTACTTGGAATACCGTCAGGCTCAGATCTTCCGGATTATACTTAAGGTGAAAAAATGAATAAAAAATCAATAATTGCCATTGTAGTCATCATCCTTGCTGTTGCAGCAGTTGCTGTTGCAGTCTTTGCTTTACAAGATAGCAGTGGCTCTGACGGTGATGGTATGAAAGAAGTGAATGCTACAATATACATTGATTCTCTGGGTGCAGAAGAATCATCAACAGGATTTGGAAATACCATTGCATCACTCCTTGCATCAGCATTCCCAAATCGTGATATTAAATACAGTAGCAATGGCAGCATAGCTTCTGTTGATGGTGTGGCCAATACAGATAAAAATACCTGGGCCATATTCAAATGGGCATCTCCTGATGGATGGGAAGTACTTTCATCTTCAGCCAATTCTAAAATAAAACTTCCAGACGGAGTATCACTTGCACTGCACTATGCTGAAAAAACAAAAAATGATCAGGGTAAGATAGTTTACACAGCACCAGATATTGATGTGGAGTACAAAGTATATTTCTTCCTTCAGTTCAAAGAAGGATACGATGCTAACGACATTATCCTGAACATTCTTACGGAGCAGGAACGCAAAGATGGGTTCTGGATTGAAGGCACCGGAGAGGATGTAATAGAATGCTTGAGTGACGCTGTCTATACTTATCTTCTGCACGGTGATTATACGGATGAAGAGAAAAAAGAGATTCTTTCGTATGATGAGCGCAGAGAATCATATGGGTGGCTGAATAAATTCCTAGGGTGGGAAGACAAAAGAGTCAGCACATCAGGCGGAGAATATGGTACATGGACATATTGGTCTCAATACACGTATGACCACGATGCAAAAACTCTGGATGATGCAAGTGAATGGAACTATAATCAACTGTCGATTGGACAGTATGACATCACAGAAGATCATTACTTTGCCCTGATTCTTCAGACGACTACTGTGGAAACCGTAAACATTCCAATACCAACAACTCCGGCAGACATACCCGCGGGCCTGTGAGGTGAAAAAAATGAAAGCAGTCAAAATCAAGCTCTTAGCATCATTCGCATGCATAATCTTGATTTTGGCTATAACCCCTTTAATGGGGCTTACTACAGCAGCCCAGGACACAAGAGAAGGCGTAATGATTGATTTTGGATACTGGGATGTGAACTGGACGGAAATGACATTCAGTGAGGATATGGATGGTGTTGACGCTCTGGAAGCTGCGTGTCATATAAATTCGTATGAAATAGTCTATCTTGATCAGGATGCCGGCACAGTCTACTCTATAAACGGGCAGATAAATCTTGACGGGAAACAATGGGGAATGTATGTTCAAGAATCCAGTGAATGGAAGTTTGTAGAAACTCCCAGAGATGTGAAAGTTTCAGATTATGATCTTGTATGCTGGGCCCGGGCTTCAGGTGCAGATGATTTGATTCCAGGAACTGATTATTCTGGATTTAATTACTATAGTTATGCATTTAATGGAAAGTCACTATCTTCAGGAGAAGATTTAAGAGTAGTATCGCTGGCACCTTCAATTACTGAAATGATCGCTTCAGTCGGAGGGTCTCAGTATATTATAGGAACTGACTTGTACAGTAATTATCCCCAGGAAATCGTGGATGGAAGGGACAGCGGAGATATTTCTGTGGTGGGCGGTTACACCGATCCCAGTTATGAATGGATCATCAAACTGAATCCGGACATTGTTTTCTGCGATGGCGGAGTCGGAGAGCATTTGAATATGGCAAATAAGCTACGCAAGTCTGGAATCAACTGTGTTGTACTTTATGACGGTACTGACATAAACACCCTATATGACAATATCTGGATCGTGGCAGCTTCATTGGGTATTGAAGAAAATGCTAATTCAATAATAAATTCTCTCAGAGGCACAATTAATGATGTAAAAGGAATAATCGGCGTTCAAGCAAATAAAAGGGTATTTGTAGCTTTGTCTGCGGATCCGTCTCCTTGGACAGCTGGATCTGAAACTTACATGAACGACTT from Candidatus Methanomassiliicoccus intestinalis Issoire-Mx1 encodes:
- a CDS encoding ABC transporter substrate-binding protein, with amino-acid sequence MKAVKIKLLASFACIILILAITPLMGLTTAAQDTREGVMIDFGYWDVNWTEMTFSEDMDGVDALEAACHINSYEIVYLDQDAGTVYSINGQINLDGKQWGMYVQESSEWKFVETPRDVKVSDYDLVCWARASGADDLIPGTDYSGFNYYSYAFNGKSLSSGEDLRVVSLAPSITEMIASVGGSQYIIGTDLYSNYPQEIVDGRDSGDISVVGGYTDPSYEWIIKLNPDIVFCDGGVGEHLNMANKLRKSGINCVVLYDGTDINTLYDNIWIVAASLGIEENANSIINSLRGTINDVKGIIGVQANKRVFVALSADPSPWTAGSETYMNDLITTVSGKNIFQSQASSWFMVSKEQISLKQPDVIIIILDSRQISTDEDYQRVMDSIDRMWRETPAYRNGEVYIFSGSAADLLSRPGPRLAEAAELIGKILHPEPFLNRDPLDLMPKYFDNDYQQYLKHQRDL